The DNA region TGATGCCGAAGGAGATACCGAGGAGCGAGGCCAGGAAGTGGCAGGTCAGCGCGATGGCGATGGTCGCCGGAAGGCGCTGCGCCACCACTTCGGCGACCGGGCGGTTGTAGGCATAGGACATGCCGAAATCGCCGCGCGAGACGATGCCCCACATCCAGCGCATGTACTGGACGAAGAGCGGATCGTTCAGGCCGTGATCCTCGCGGTATTTCTCGGCCGCGGCATTGGCGGCTTCGACCGTGGCATTGCCCTGGGTGATCATGTTGGTGCGGATGAAGTCCGCATAGTCGCCGGGCGGAGCCTGGATGATGATGAAGGTGATGATGGACATCACGATCAGCACCGGGATCGCCTGGAGAATGCGGATTCCTATGAATCGCAGCATCACGCGCCTCTGGTCGGGAAAGGATGGTGGGGGAAAGAGACGGGCAGGCGATCGCCTGCCTGCCCGTCAGCCGGGAGGAACCCGTCAGTTCGCCTTGACCGGCCCCGCTTCGCCGGGCTTGCCCGGGAGGGTGTCGGGGTGCAGTTCGGCGTCGATCTGCTTGTCTTCGGGGACGAACACCCGCTCGCGGATGATGTTGTCTTCGGCCCAGTTGTACATGAAGATCGGTGCCCCCGCCGGGATGTTGGCGAAGCGCTTGTTGATGATGAGCGCGCCCGGATAGGCGGTCAGACCGATGCCGTCGAGGTTTTCGGTATAGACCTTCTGGAACTGCTTCATCAGCTCGATGCGCTGCGCGGCATCCTGGGTGCCGATGAAGCCGTTGACCAGTTCGACCATCTGCGTTTCGTGCGGCAGCAGGTCAAGCTCGCCCGCCCCGTTCGCCCGGTGGTTCCAGTCGGTGCTGGGGCCGGTGGGCGCCAGCTGGGCCGTGCTTTGAACCACGGTGATCAGCTCGGTGCCGTTGCGCAGGACGATCCAGTCGAACTTGCCGCTGTCGCGGGCGTTGTCGAAATCCTTGCCGTCCAGCAGGCTGAGCGTCGCCTTCACGCCGATGTCGCTCATCATGGCCACCACGCCTTCGGCGAGGTTCTTGTCGGTGGCATAGGAGGACTGGCTGAGAAGGACCACGTTCAGATCCTCGCCGCCCGGCAGGTTGACGAAGCCGTTGCCATCGGTGTCTTCCAGACCCGCGGCCTTGAGCGCCTCTTTCGCGCTGTCGACCGAGTAGGGGTAGTAGACGGTGGAGGCCTGGTCGTAGAACGAGGTTCCGGGCACGAGGCCACCGGGATAGATCGTCGTGAACGGGCCCTTCACGAGGCTGTCGCCCAGACGCTGCCGGTCAAGGCCGTAGCTGATGGCCTTGCGGAAATCGAGGTTGCGGTTCAGTTCGCGCACGGCCTGGGCACGCGCATCGGGTTCGCCCCAGCCGTTGCCCGACAGGTTCGGGTACATCGTATAGGCGATGGTGCGCGGGCCGAAGGCCAGGCGGGCGGGCGAGTTGGGATCGGCGGCCTTCTTCAGGCTTTCGACGTAGTTTTCCGCCTGTTCGAGGTTCGAGAAGTCGCCCGTGCCGGCCACAGCCTGCACGTCGCGGTCGCCCCAGGTGGAGAGCCGATAGTGCATCTCGTCCAGGTAGGGCAGCTGCTGGCCGGTTTCATCGACCTTCCAGTAATAGGGGTTGCGGCGCAGCACGACGATGTCGTCGGGCCGGTGTTCCACAATGGCCCAGGCGCCCAGGGTGGGGAAGTTCATGTAGTCGGAGGGGAAGGCCTTCTGGAACGCCTCGTAGCTTTCGCCGCCGTATTTCGGGTGCTTGGGTTTCAGCACATGCGACGGGCCGGGGCAGAAGTTGCCATAGGCCATGGCGTAGAGCACCGATTCCGGGAAGGGCGTGTCGAAGCTCATCGTGAAGGTGTAGGAATCGACGACGGTGAGCGTCGCATTGGCATAGGTGGCCGCCGTGGCGCCGTTCAGCGGCGTGATCTCGGCATCCTGGATGATGCCGTTCCAGTAGAAGTCGATGTCTTCGGTATCGAAGGGATCGCCATCGGACCACTTCGCGCCCTCGATCAGGTGGACGGTGAGGGTCTTGCCATCCTCGGACCATTCCCAGGACTTGGCGAGGTTGGGCAAGGGCTGCAGGTCGGCGGCGTTGACCTCGAACAGGGGGCCGGTGCGGGTGAGACATTCGACAAGGCCGATGTCGATGCCGCCCCAGCCGTAGGATTGGCCGGCCCAGTAGTTCCAGCCCTCGGGACGGCCGCCGATGACGTGGCGCATCACGTCGCCGTAGGTGCCGGCGCCGTCGGGCATGTTGGCGGTCTTGTAGACCAGCGGTTCCTTGGGCAGGCGTTCGGCCAGCGGCGGCAGCTTGCCGGCGGCCTCGAAGGCGGCGACCCATTCGGGCTGGGAATAGGCCGGCAGGGCCTTGTATTCCAGGATGTCGGCGCGGTTGACGAAGACGGGCTCGCCCTGAGCGTCGAACTTGGGCGGGTCCGGGGGCGTGGTGGGCGCGGCCATTTCGGCCTGCACTGCCACGGCGGAAACACCCAGCATGAGCGCCGCCCAGGCGGCGCGCCGGAGATGTGGTTTCATGTGTCCTCCCTTGGCCGGATGGACCCGGCCGGGTCATGTGCCGTTTGTTCGTGACTTGCGCGGGCGGCTCCTCCGCCAGCCGGCAAGTGCAATCAGGATGCGAATCGTGACGGATTCCGGCAATGTCGGATTGCCAGATAGTTTTCCGGTTTTCTAAGGTCAGGGGCGATGGTGCAGTCAGCGGGCAAAGGGAAGGCCGCAGCGAAGCGTGTGGCGCCGACGCCGGCGCATGAGCGGCATTTCTATTCCACGACCCGGGCCTTCGGGCGGTTCGGCATCCGGATCTTTGACCCGGTGGTGATGACGCAGCCGCATTGGCATGGGCATATCGAGGCGAATTTTCCGATCGACCTGGAGATGGACTACAATGTGGACGGCCGCGAGATCGTGGTGCCGGCCAACCGGCTGACGCTGTTCTGGGCGGGGATCCCGCACCAGTTGCGCAGCATCAGGCGGGTGGGGCCGGGGGCGGCGCAGCTGTGCAACATCTACCTGCCGCTGGATGCGTTCCTGATGATGAACCACATCATGGCGCTGCAGGTGGCCTTCTTGGGCGGGGGCATGATCACGCTGCCCGAGGCGCTGTGTTCGGCCGATCAGGTGCGGCGCTGGTATGGGGATTACCGCAGCGGGGATTTCGAGCGGTCCGAGATCGTGAAGATGGAGCTGAACGCGCTGTTCCGGCGGGTGCTGCTGGAAGAGCCGGAGTATCTGGTGCCGCCGGCCCACCAGGGCGAGGGGGACCGGGCGCTGTCTTCGGCGCATATCCGGCATGTGGTGGCCATGGTGCGGGTGGCGCTGGAGACGCTGGACCAGCCCCTGGCCAATGCCGACATCACAAAGGTCACGGGGCTGCACGAGAACTATGCGCAGGCGCTGTTCACGCGGGTGATGAAGATGCCCTTGAAGCAGTTCGTCATCCGCATGAGGCTGATGCGGGCGCGGGCGCTGTTGGTGGAAAGCTCGATCGCCATTGCCTCGGTGGCCGAGAATTCCGGCTTTTCCTCGATCAGCCAGTTCTACCACCAGTTCCGGTCAGCCTATGGCCTGTCGCCCCGGCAGATGCGCGAAACCTATCTGGTCAGCGACCCGTAAGGCGCCGCCAGGTTCCGGTTTCCCGCAGGATCGGCCCCGGTGTCAGCGCAGGCGGCGGCCGGTCTCGTCGAAGAGAAGCACCTGGGCAGGGGGCAGATGCACCGTGAGGCTGTCGCCGACCTGCGGCCTCAAACCCCGGGCCTCGGCCACAAGGGTCAGGCCCGGTTGCGGCGCACCGATCACATAGGCCGTGGCACCCAGCTGTTCGACCACGTCAATCGCCAGCGTCAGGGCCAGGCCCGTGCCCGAGCCGATGTGTTCGGGGCGGATGCCAAGCTGGAGGTCGCGCCCCTGCGGCAGGGCGTCGCGAAGGTGAGGCAGGTCAAGCGTCTGGCCCGCCACCTGCACGGTACGCGGGCCCAGCACGCGGGCGGACAGGAAGTTCATCTTGGGGCTGCCGATGAAGCCCGCGACGAAGGCGTTGTCGGGGTCGTCGTAGAGATCGGTCGGTCGGCCGACCTGTTCGATGCGGCCCCCGCGCAGCACCACGATGCGGTCGGCCAGTGTCATGGCCTCGACCTGGTCATGAGTGACATAGATCATCGTCGCGCCGAGCTGCCGGTGAAGGCGCGCGATCTCGATCCTTGTCTGGACGCGGAGTTCGGCGTCGAGGTTCGAGAGCGGCTCGTCGAACAGGAAGACGCGCGGCTGGCGCACGATGGCGCGGCCGATGGCGACGCGCTGGCGCTGCCCGCCCGACAGTTGCGCGGGCTTGCGGTCCAGAAGCGGCTCGATCTGGAGGATGCGGGCGGCCTGTTCCACGGCCTTCCGCCGTTCAGCCGGGGGAACGCCTTGCAGGCGAAGCGCGAAGCCCATGTTCTCGGCCACGGTCATGTGGGGGTAAAGCGCGTAGGACTGGAACACCATGGCGATGCCACGGTCCCAGGGTTCGGCATCGGTGACGGCGCGGCCGCCGATGGCGATGGTGCCGCCCGAGACGCTTTCCAGCCCGGCGATCATGCGCAGGAGGGTGGATTTGCCGCAGCCCGACGGGCCGACGAAGACCACGAACTCGCCCTTCTCGATGGCGAGATCCACGCCCTTGATGACCTCGGCCCCGCCGAAGGACTTGGTAACGCCCGAAAGAACCAGTTCCGACATGGGTTATCCCTTGACCGCGCCAGCGGCGATGCCCGTCACGATGCGGCGCTGGAAGACGATGTAGATGAGAACGATGGGCGCCGCCGCCAGAACGATGCCCGCGGTGAGGAGCGGCACGTTGGTAGTGTATTCGCCGCGCAGCGCCGCGATGCCGACCATGAGCGTGCGCTTGTCCTGCAGGACCAGAAGCGAGATCAGCACGTCGTTCCAGCAGTAAAGCGTATTCAGGATGCCAAGCGTGATGAGTGCGGGCGTGCCCATGGGCAGCATGACATGCCACCAGACTTGCCAGAACCGGGCGCCGTCGATCCGGGCGGCCTCGGTCAGTTCACGCGGGAGACCCGCGTAGAAGGCGGTCATGAGGTAGACCGAGAAGGGCAGGAAGAAGGCGGTGTAGGACAGGATCAGCCCGGTCCGCGTGTTCAGGAGACCGATGCCGATGATGGTCTTGTAGAAGGGCACCAGCACGACCTGCACCGGGATCATCAGCGAGGCGAGGATGACGATGAACACCAGCTTGCGGGCGGGAAAGCGCAGCACGGCGAGGGCGAAGCCCGCCAGCGAGGCGGAAACGAGAAGGCAGAACACCGCGCCAAGGGTCACGATGACCGAGTTGAGGAAGTAGCTGTCGAGGTTCGACCGTGTCCAGGCCTGGACATAGTTGGCGAAGGTCGGGTCGGTGGTCAGGCCGAAGCGGTCGAGGATGTAGCCCTTGTTCGTCTTGAACGAGTTGTTCAGCGCGAACAGCATCGGATAGATGCAGCTGATCGCGATCAGCATCATGGGCAGGGCCAAGGCCCACAGCGTCAGCCGGCTGCCGGGGCGGCGGTCAGACATGATCGTGCTCAGACATGGACATTCCTCGACATGATGCGGATCTGCAGCCAGGCGAGGCCGGCCATGATGGCGAACAGCACCATGGAAATCGCGGCGGCGTAGCCGGGGCGGTTCAGCTTGCCGAGTTCGATCCAGATCAGGAATTCCGGCAGCGTGGTGGACGTGCCCGGCCCCCCTGCCGTGAGGACGTAGATCAGCCCGAACATCGAGGTCAGCACGCCGATGGTGGTGACGACGGCGACGAATTCGATGATCGGCCGCAGCGTGGGGATGATGATGAACCAGATCAGGTGGCGCAGGCGCGCGCCATCCAGTCGCGCGGCCTCGATCATCTCAGACGGAACGGTGGAGAGGCCCGCGAGGAAGATCAGCACCGACATGCCGAAGGTGGCCCAAAGCTGCACCGCGATCAGCGACAGAAGCGCGGTGGAGGAATTGCCCAGCCAGTCCAATGGCGCGATGCCGAGAAGGC from Neotabrizicola shimadae includes:
- a CDS encoding carbohydrate ABC transporter permease; this translates as MSDRRPGSRLTLWALALPMMLIAISCIYPMLFALNNSFKTNKGYILDRFGLTTDPTFANYVQAWTRSNLDSYFLNSVIVTLGAVFCLLVSASLAGFALAVLRFPARKLVFIVILASLMIPVQVVLVPFYKTIIGIGLLNTRTGLILSYTAFFLPFSVYLMTAFYAGLPRELTEAARIDGARFWQVWWHVMLPMGTPALITLGILNTLYCWNDVLISLLVLQDKRTLMVGIAALRGEYTTNVPLLTAGIVLAAAPIVLIYIVFQRRIVTGIAAGAVKG
- a CDS encoding ABC transporter substrate-binding protein; the protein is MKPHLRRAAWAALMLGVSAVAVQAEMAAPTTPPDPPKFDAQGEPVFVNRADILEYKALPAYSQPEWVAAFEAAGKLPPLAERLPKEPLVYKTANMPDGAGTYGDVMRHVIGGRPEGWNYWAGQSYGWGGIDIGLVECLTRTGPLFEVNAADLQPLPNLAKSWEWSEDGKTLTVHLIEGAKWSDGDPFDTEDIDFYWNGIIQDAEITPLNGATAATYANATLTVVDSYTFTMSFDTPFPESVLYAMAYGNFCPGPSHVLKPKHPKYGGESYEAFQKAFPSDYMNFPTLGAWAIVEHRPDDIVVLRRNPYYWKVDETGQQLPYLDEMHYRLSTWGDRDVQAVAGTGDFSNLEQAENYVESLKKAADPNSPARLAFGPRTIAYTMYPNLSGNGWGEPDARAQAVRELNRNLDFRKAISYGLDRQRLGDSLVKGPFTTIYPGGLVPGTSFYDQASTVYYPYSVDSAKEALKAAGLEDTDGNGFVNLPGGEDLNVVLLSQSSYATDKNLAEGVVAMMSDIGVKATLSLLDGKDFDNARDSGKFDWIVLRNGTELITVVQSTAQLAPTGPSTDWNHRANGAGELDLLPHETQMVELVNGFIGTQDAAQRIELMKQFQKVYTENLDGIGLTAYPGALIINKRFANIPAGAPIFMYNWAEDNIIRERVFVPEDKQIDAELHPDTLPGKPGEAGPVKAN
- a CDS encoding carbohydrate ABC transporter permease, which produces MTVGKEERRVAFLFLAPALILVVAFRIVPLIWGAHLSLTDARGITPGAFIGLDNYRELVTDPAFRDSISNTLLLIATLPVWITVPMLLAILIHQGVPGGRFYRAVYFFPAILSSVIVGSIFNVLLRRDGQVNELLGLLGIAPLDWLGNSSTALLSLIAVQLWATFGMSVLIFLAGLSTVPSEMIEAARLDGARLRHLIWFIIIPTLRPIIEFVAVVTTIGVLTSMFGLIYVLTAGGPGTSTTLPEFLIWIELGKLNRPGYAAAISMVLFAIMAGLAWLQIRIMSRNVHV
- a CDS encoding helix-turn-helix domain-containing protein, with amino-acid sequence MAPTPAHERHFYSTTRAFGRFGIRIFDPVVMTQPHWHGHIEANFPIDLEMDYNVDGREIVVPANRLTLFWAGIPHQLRSIRRVGPGAAQLCNIYLPLDAFLMMNHIMALQVAFLGGGMITLPEALCSADQVRRWYGDYRSGDFERSEIVKMELNALFRRVLLEEPEYLVPPAHQGEGDRALSSAHIRHVVAMVRVALETLDQPLANADITKVTGLHENYAQALFTRVMKMPLKQFVIRMRLMRARALLVESSIAIASVAENSGFSSISQFYHQFRSAYGLSPRQMRETYLVSDP
- a CDS encoding ABC transporter ATP-binding protein, whose amino-acid sequence is MSELVLSGVTKSFGGAEVIKGVDLAIEKGEFVVFVGPSGCGKSTLLRMIAGLESVSGGTIAIGGRAVTDAEPWDRGIAMVFQSYALYPHMTVAENMGFALRLQGVPPAERRKAVEQAARILQIEPLLDRKPAQLSGGQRQRVAIGRAIVRQPRVFLFDEPLSNLDAELRVQTRIEIARLHRQLGATMIYVTHDQVEAMTLADRIVVLRGGRIEQVGRPTDLYDDPDNAFVAGFIGSPKMNFLSARVLGPRTVQVAGQTLDLPHLRDALPQGRDLQLGIRPEHIGSGTGLALTLAIDVVEQLGATAYVIGAPQPGLTLVAEARGLRPQVGDSLTVHLPPAQVLLFDETGRRLR